A single genomic interval of Nonomuraea rubra harbors:
- a CDS encoding WGxxGxxG family protein, which produces MRKTLTGLGLAFFLTLAPAAAATADTPVEPVAQSQVTPAPQDNTRDEGGGNAGLWGLLGLLGLLGFAGMRKQRNHVGTAEHVPHRTTRP; this is translated from the coding sequence ATGCGCAAGACCCTCACCGGGCTGGGCCTGGCGTTCTTCTTGACGCTAGCACCGGCCGCTGCGGCGACGGCCGACACACCCGTCGAGCCGGTCGCACAAAGTCAGGTGACGCCAGCACCGCAGGACAACACCAGGGACGAGGGCGGCGGCAACGCCGGCCTGTGGGGCCTGCTGGGCCTGCTCGGCCTGCTGGGCTTCGCCGGCATGCGCAAGCAGCGCAACCACGTCGGCACCGCGGAGCACGTCCCGCACCGCACCACGCGGCCGTAG
- a CDS encoding lysophospholipid acyltransferase family protein: MSTVLPPPAAQLNPWRPLGPCTPAACIGDPASAVGRVRRTARLLAAVVVVLVGVPVAVVARAFTQARITRLWARLMLRALGIRLEVNGAGAAAGTGTLVVANHISWLDPLVIAAAVPSRPLAKQEVAGWPVVSTLVAGAGALFIDRERLMALPSAVAAVAGALRAGDTVVAFPEGTTWCGRGMGGFRPAVFQAAIDAGASVRPAVLRYREGTEPSTRACFVGDDSLLASVLRVTATRDLAVEVTLMAAITPAPGLAGPPARAELARIAEARVRAGVRAGVLGRHLPGEGV; this comes from the coding sequence GTGAGCACCGTACTGCCGCCACCCGCGGCGCAGCTCAACCCCTGGCGGCCCCTCGGGCCGTGCACGCCCGCCGCCTGCATCGGCGACCCGGCCTCCGCGGTGGGCCGCGTCCGCCGCACCGCGCGCCTGCTGGCCGCCGTCGTCGTGGTGCTGGTCGGCGTGCCCGTGGCCGTGGTCGCCCGCGCGTTCACGCAGGCGCGCATCACGCGGCTGTGGGCGCGGCTGATGCTCCGCGCCCTCGGCATCCGGCTGGAGGTGAACGGGGCCGGCGCCGCCGCCGGGACGGGAACGCTGGTGGTGGCCAACCACATCTCCTGGCTCGACCCGCTGGTCATCGCCGCCGCGGTGCCGTCCAGGCCGCTGGCCAAGCAGGAGGTCGCCGGCTGGCCGGTCGTCAGCACGCTGGTGGCGGGGGCCGGGGCGCTGTTCATCGACAGGGAGCGGCTGATGGCGCTGCCGTCCGCGGTGGCCGCCGTCGCCGGCGCGCTCAGGGCGGGCGACACGGTCGTCGCCTTCCCCGAGGGCACCACGTGGTGCGGGCGGGGGATGGGCGGGTTCCGGCCCGCGGTGTTCCAGGCGGCGATCGACGCGGGGGCCTCCGTCAGGCCCGCCGTGCTCCGCTACCGCGAGGGAACGGAGCCCTCCACCCGCGCCTGCTTCGTGGGAGACGACTCGCTGCTGGCCTCCGTGCTGCGCGTGACCGCCACCCGCGACCTGGCCGTGGAGGTGACGCTGATGGCCGCCATCACGCCCGCGCCCGGCCTCGCCGGCCCGCCGGCGAGGGCGGAGCTGGCCAGGATCGCCGAGGCGCGCGTACGTGCCGGTGTGCGTGCCGGTGTGCTGGGGCGCCACCTGCCGGGAGAAGGCGTTTGA
- a CDS encoding GNAT family N-acetyltransferase, whose amino-acid sequence MTISLDTGRYTVGMATSAADLRAAQRLRYAVFAGEMGARLDSPVSGLDADRFDAYCDHLLVRDGEEVVGTYRLLPPGRADRLYSDAEFDLARLAPIRKGLVEAGRTCVHPGHRDGAVVALMWAGIARYMVSGGYQWLAGCCSVPLDDGGALAAAVMDRVPLGPEEHRVRPRTPWRPGRVALPDRFVPPPLLRGYLRLGSWVCGEPAHDADFGTADFFMLLSMANVNARYLRYFLGEPL is encoded by the coding sequence ATGACGATCTCTCTTGACACCGGTAGGTACACGGTCGGCATGGCCACCAGCGCCGCCGACCTGCGGGCGGCCCAGCGGCTGAGATACGCCGTCTTCGCCGGGGAGATGGGGGCGCGGCTCGACAGCCCGGTCTCCGGCCTCGACGCCGACCGGTTCGACGCCTACTGCGACCACCTCCTCGTCCGCGACGGCGAGGAGGTGGTGGGCACGTACCGGCTGCTGCCTCCCGGGCGCGCCGACCGGCTCTACTCCGACGCCGAGTTCGACCTCGCCCGCCTCGCCCCCATCAGGAAGGGGCTGGTGGAGGCCGGTCGCACCTGCGTGCACCCCGGCCACCGGGACGGCGCGGTGGTCGCCCTGATGTGGGCCGGCATCGCCCGCTACATGGTCTCCGGCGGGTACCAGTGGCTGGCGGGCTGCTGCTCGGTGCCGCTCGACGACGGGGGCGCGCTGGCCGCCGCCGTGATGGACCGGGTGCCGCTCGGCCCCGAGGAGCACCGGGTGCGGCCGCGCACGCCGTGGCGGCCCGGCCGGGTGGCGCTGCCCGACCGTTTCGTGCCGCCGCCGCTGCTGCGCGGCTACCTGCGGCTGGGGTCGTGGGTGTGCGGGGAGCCCGCGCACGACGCGGACTTCGGCACCGCCGACTTCTTCATGCTGCTGTCCATGGCCAATGTCAACGCCCGCTACCTGCGCTATTTCCTCGGCGAGCCCCTGTGA
- the fusA gene encoding elongation factor G, protein MRAHVFNPLQTVRNLGILAHVDAGKTTVTERMLYLTGATYKRGEVHDGTTVTDFDPQERDRGITIFAAAVSCEWDGHRINLIDTPGHVDFSDEVERSLRVLDGAVAVFDGVAGVEPQSESVWRRADRHGVPRIAFVNKLDRAGADLDAAVESIRRRLHPAPLVVQLPIGREDGFAGVVDLLAMRALVWDGGVLETGPVPEHLLEEARRRRRLLEEAVAELHPGVLEEFCAEPSVSEATLVAALRELTAAGAGLVVLCGSAYRDRGIEPLLDAVVRYLPSPLDVPAVRGQDGQARPADPAAPLAALAFKVSATATGRLTYLRIYSGTLRKGDTVLDAGTGRTERIGRILRVQADRHAEADRAVAGDIVAVVGPKAARTGTTLCAPDAPLLLEPPGATEPVVSVAVEARGSGDGDRLAAALARLAEEDPSLAVRSDAETGQTVLSGMGELHLEVAAEKLRRDHRLEVRVGRPQVAFRETVARGVSGLLYRHVKQDGGAGQFAHVVIDVEPLDEGFAFASAVTGGRVPREYVRAVEAGCRDALSGGPLGGHPVTGLRVTLTDGATHVKDSSEMAFRTAGRLALREALRQCAMVLLEPVVEVTVTVPDEMAGAVLGDLSARRGRISGSEARAGAVVITAVVPLAEVFGYATRLRSRTQGRGTFTTRPAGYAPA, encoded by the coding sequence GTGCGTGCTCACGTTTTCAATCCCCTGCAGACCGTCCGTAATCTCGGCATCCTCGCCCACGTCGACGCGGGCAAGACCACCGTCACCGAGCGGATGTTGTACCTGACCGGCGCCACCTACAAGCGCGGCGAGGTGCACGACGGCACGACCGTCACCGACTTCGACCCCCAGGAGCGCGACCGCGGCATCACGATCTTCGCCGCCGCGGTGAGCTGCGAGTGGGACGGGCACCGGATCAACCTGATCGACACCCCTGGCCACGTCGACTTCTCCGACGAGGTGGAGCGTTCCCTGCGGGTGCTCGACGGCGCGGTCGCGGTGTTCGACGGCGTGGCCGGGGTGGAGCCGCAGAGCGAGTCGGTGTGGCGGCGGGCCGACCGCCACGGGGTTCCGCGCATCGCGTTCGTGAACAAGCTGGACCGGGCGGGCGCCGACCTCGACGCGGCGGTGGAGTCGATCCGCCGCAGGCTGCATCCGGCGCCGCTGGTCGTGCAGCTCCCGATCGGCCGCGAGGACGGCTTCGCCGGCGTGGTGGACCTGCTCGCCATGCGGGCCCTGGTCTGGGACGGCGGCGTGCTGGAGACCGGGCCGGTGCCCGAGCACCTGCTGGAGGAGGCTCGGCGGCGGCGCCGGCTGCTGGAGGAGGCGGTGGCCGAGCTGCATCCGGGCGTGCTGGAGGAGTTCTGCGCCGAGCCGTCGGTCTCCGAGGCGACGCTGGTGGCGGCGCTGCGCGAGCTGACGGCCGCCGGCGCGGGCCTGGTGGTGCTGTGCGGCTCCGCCTACCGGGACCGCGGGATCGAGCCGCTGCTGGACGCCGTCGTCCGGTACCTGCCCTCGCCGCTGGACGTGCCCGCCGTGCGCGGGCAGGACGGGCAGGCCCGCCCGGCCGATCCGGCTGCGCCGCTGGCCGCGCTGGCGTTCAAGGTGAGCGCGACGGCGACGGGACGGCTGACGTACCTGCGGATCTACTCGGGCACGCTACGGAAGGGGGACACGGTGCTGGACGCGGGCACGGGCCGGACCGAGCGGATCGGCCGGATCCTGCGGGTGCAGGCCGACCGGCACGCCGAGGCGGACCGGGCGGTGGCCGGCGACATCGTGGCCGTGGTCGGGCCGAAGGCGGCCCGCACGGGCACGACCCTGTGCGCGCCGGACGCCCCGCTGCTGCTGGAGCCGCCGGGCGCGACCGAGCCGGTGGTGTCCGTGGCCGTCGAGGCGCGCGGCAGCGGCGACGGCGACCGGCTGGCGGCGGCGCTGGCCCGGCTGGCCGAGGAGGATCCCTCGCTGGCCGTGCGTTCCGACGCCGAGACCGGGCAGACCGTGCTGTCCGGGATGGGCGAGCTGCACCTGGAGGTGGCGGCGGAGAAGCTGCGGCGCGACCATCGGCTGGAGGTACGCGTCGGGCGGCCGCAGGTCGCGTTCAGGGAGACGGTCGCGCGTGGCGTGTCCGGGCTGCTGTACCGGCACGTCAAGCAGGACGGCGGCGCCGGGCAGTTCGCCCACGTGGTGATCGACGTCGAGCCGCTGGACGAGGGCTTCGCGTTCGCCTCGGCGGTGACCGGCGGCCGGGTGCCGCGCGAGTACGTGCGCGCGGTCGAGGCCGGCTGCCGGGACGCGCTGTCCGGCGGGCCGCTCGGCGGCCACCCGGTGACCGGGCTGCGGGTCACGCTGACCGACGGGGCCACGCACGTCAAGGACTCCTCGGAGATGGCGTTCCGCACGGCCGGCCGGCTGGCGCTGCGCGAGGCGCTGCGCCAGTGCGCGATGGTGCTGCTGGAACCGGTGGTGGAGGTGACGGTGACCGTTCCGGACGAGATGGCCGGCGCCGTGCTGGGCGACCTGTCGGCGCGGCGGGGCCGCATCTCGGGCTCCGAGGCGCGGGCCGGCGCGGTGGTGATCACCGCGGTGGTGCCGCTGGCCGAGGTGTTCGGGTACGCGACCCGGCTGCGCAGCCGTACGCAGGGGCGGGGCACGTTCACCACGCGCCCCGCCGGGTACGCCCCCGCCTAA
- a CDS encoding GNAT family N-acetyltransferase → MTSPPVTVRPMTAADHPTAERLWLMFRHDMADFQGGLPSADGTYHNDRLRSALADDDWAAYLFTSGESPVGFAFVRALSGPARVLNSFFVVRGARRAGIGMTVVREVIARHPGPWRVAFQDANTTAVAFWRRVASEIAGAAWTEERLAVPNRPDVPPDVWISFTAG, encoded by the coding sequence ATGACTTCCCCACCTGTGACCGTGCGGCCGATGACCGCCGCCGACCACCCCACGGCCGAACGGCTCTGGCTGATGTTCCGCCACGACATGGCCGACTTCCAGGGCGGCCTGCCCAGCGCCGACGGCACCTACCACAACGACCGGCTGCGCTCGGCGCTGGCCGACGACGACTGGGCCGCCTACCTGTTCACCAGCGGCGAGTCGCCGGTCGGCTTCGCGTTCGTGCGCGCGCTGTCCGGCCCGGCACGCGTGCTGAACAGCTTCTTCGTGGTCCGCGGCGCGCGCAGGGCCGGCATCGGGATGACCGTCGTGCGAGAGGTGATCGCGCGTCACCCCGGCCCCTGGCGGGTCGCCTTCCAGGACGCCAACACGACGGCCGTCGCGTTCTGGCGGCGGGTCGCCTCGGAGATCGCCGGCGCCGCGTGGACGGAGGAACGCCTGGCCGTGCCGAACCGGCCCGACGTCCCTCCTGACGTCTGGATCTCCTTCACCGCCGGTTAG
- a CDS encoding M14 family zinc carboxypeptidase encodes MRRLLAVTVAAALLAMPAPAALADPAPPVRDFGNGPERNEVAAGVPEQAAALDARAMPEAQPYGHSRERGYPRQTRLPLPPANPADSSIKLGLVPYHGIAPKLNELQQRSNRVSVEIIGRSYQGRDLYLVTVTEPESEARAREQERIRERIEHDPAAAARDRWLAARYKAPIFINANIHGNEWEGTDASLRTIEQLATSKDPAVASLLARNRLYFNVTANPDGRVNGVRQNGAGFDLNRDFVTASQPEARAMRQAIMDTQPVALVDLHGYVNGTLIEPTTPPHGANYEYDLFITNTYANGLGMEAAVNALGYTPEKDGVEPAQIPFRDSTDGWDDWPPIFTPQYAPFHGTVAAHTVEIPLDVNEPAYSNEPVEELRRRSAINTDVAAAAVRATYGFVQARHDRLIADQIEVFRRGAAGEPAKEVPLGIVPGFGPEDVYTTTFPRAYVIPAGSGQRSATAAARLVDHLVANDVRVERARSAFRSGGRTYPAGSYVVDMRQPKRGLANVMLEPGADISPRVGAMYDISGWSHALLWGATVEPVESLRARTEPVRAAAPTGSVPRTPGALALEVGDAKEVRALNDLLAQGIAVTWDDGTAIVPATARQAARTVADRYGVAFTPAGTATGTPLAPVRVAAAASADELFTLRELGFPVTPVSTAILNAGFDWSATDVLYVSSGLSHAALNQAARTALEAFLATGGVITRGRTGATFNTAAGLLTATTVAGNADGNGVVRVVSADDGLPGHSFVYSPLWFTGLGPEVTVEQSYAADGPLVAGHWRPREDGSGGGQEQARGQAAVVSGRDERGAAVVLFGTEPMFRNHPKGLFAQVAGALYWSSSVTGAAVTTP; translated from the coding sequence ATGCGCCGTCTTCTGGCCGTGACCGTCGCGGCCGCACTCCTCGCCATGCCCGCACCGGCCGCCCTGGCCGATCCGGCACCGCCCGTCAGGGACTTCGGCAACGGCCCCGAGCGGAACGAGGTCGCCGCGGGGGTGCCCGAGCAGGCCGCCGCCCTCGACGCCAGGGCCATGCCCGAGGCGCAACCGTACGGGCACTCGCGCGAGCGCGGCTACCCGCGCCAGACGAGGCTGCCGCTGCCGCCGGCGAACCCGGCCGACTCCTCGATCAAGCTGGGCCTGGTGCCGTACCACGGCATCGCGCCCAAGCTGAACGAGCTGCAGCAGCGCAGCAACCGGGTGAGCGTGGAGATCATCGGCCGCTCGTACCAGGGCCGCGACCTCTACCTCGTCACCGTCACCGAGCCGGAGAGCGAGGCCAGGGCGCGCGAGCAGGAGCGCATCCGCGAGCGCATCGAGCACGACCCGGCCGCCGCCGCCCGCGACCGGTGGCTCGCGGCGCGGTACAAGGCGCCGATCTTCATCAACGCCAACATCCACGGCAACGAGTGGGAGGGCACCGACGCGTCCCTGCGCACCATCGAGCAGCTCGCCACCAGCAAGGACCCGGCGGTCGCGAGCCTGCTCGCCCGCAACCGCCTGTACTTCAACGTCACCGCCAACCCCGACGGCCGCGTCAACGGCGTGCGCCAGAACGGCGCCGGCTTCGACCTGAACCGCGACTTCGTCACCGCCTCCCAGCCCGAGGCGCGCGCGATGCGCCAGGCCATCATGGACACCCAGCCGGTCGCCCTGGTCGACCTGCACGGCTACGTCAACGGCACGCTCATCGAGCCGACCACCCCGCCGCACGGCGCCAACTACGAGTACGACCTGTTCATCACCAACACCTACGCCAACGGCCTCGGCATGGAGGCCGCCGTCAACGCGCTCGGCTACACCCCGGAGAAGGACGGCGTGGAGCCGGCGCAGATCCCGTTCCGCGACTCCACGGACGGCTGGGACGACTGGCCGCCGATCTTCACCCCGCAGTACGCGCCGTTCCACGGCACGGTCGCCGCGCACACGGTGGAGATCCCCCTCGACGTCAACGAGCCCGCCTACAGCAACGAGCCGGTCGAGGAGCTGCGCCGCCGCTCGGCCATCAACACCGACGTGGCCGCCGCGGCGGTGCGCGCCACCTACGGCTTCGTGCAGGCCCGGCACGACCGGCTGATCGCCGACCAGATCGAGGTGTTCCGGCGCGGCGCGGCGGGCGAGCCGGCCAAGGAGGTGCCGCTCGGCATCGTGCCCGGATTCGGGCCCGAGGACGTCTACACCACCACGTTCCCGCGCGCCTACGTCATCCCGGCGGGGTCCGGGCAGCGCTCGGCAACGGCCGCCGCACGCCTCGTGGACCACCTGGTCGCCAACGACGTCCGGGTCGAGCGGGCGCGGTCGGCGTTCCGCTCGGGCGGCAGGACGTACCCGGCCGGCTCGTACGTCGTGGACATGCGGCAGCCGAAACGCGGCCTGGCCAACGTCATGCTGGAGCCGGGCGCGGACATCTCGCCCAGGGTCGGCGCCATGTACGACATCTCCGGCTGGAGCCACGCCCTGCTCTGGGGCGCGACGGTCGAGCCGGTCGAGTCGCTGCGCGCGCGTACCGAGCCGGTCAGGGCCGCCGCCCCGACAGGGTCGGTCCCGCGCACTCCCGGCGCGCTCGCGCTGGAGGTCGGCGACGCCAAGGAGGTCAGGGCGCTCAACGACCTGCTCGCCCAGGGCATCGCGGTGACCTGGGACGACGGCACGGCGATCGTCCCCGCCACGGCCAGGCAGGCCGCCAGGACGGTCGCCGACCGCTACGGCGTCGCCTTCACCCCCGCGGGCACGGCCACCGGCACCCCTCTCGCTCCGGTGCGCGTGGCCGCCGCGGCCTCCGCCGACGAACTGTTCACGCTGCGCGAGCTGGGCTTCCCCGTCACGCCCGTCTCCACCGCGATCCTGAACGCGGGCTTCGACTGGAGCGCCACCGACGTCCTGTACGTCTCCAGCGGCCTCAGCCACGCGGCGCTCAACCAGGCGGCCAGGACGGCACTCGAGGCGTTCCTCGCCACGGGCGGCGTCATCACCAGGGGCCGGACGGGCGCCACCTTCAACACCGCTGCCGGCCTGCTGACCGCCACCACGGTGGCCGGGAACGCGGACGGCAACGGCGTGGTCCGGGTCGTGTCCGCCGACGACGGCCTGCCCGGCCACTCGTTCGTGTACTCGCCGCTCTGGTTCACCGGCCTGGGGCCCGAGGTCACGGTCGAGCAGTCGTACGCGGCCGACGGCCCGCTGGTCGCCGGCCACTGGCGGCCCAGGGAGGACGGCTCGGGAGGCGGCCAGGAGCAGGCCAGGGGCCAGGCGGCCGTGGTCAGCGGCAGGGACGAGCGCGGCGCGGCCGTGGTGCTGTTCGGCACCGAGCCGATGTTCCGCAACCATCCCAAGGGCCTGTTCGCCCAGGTGGCCGGTGCGCTGTACTGGTCGTCCTCGGTCACGGGGGCCGCCGTCACCACTCCATGA
- a CDS encoding M14 family zinc carboxypeptidase, whose protein sequence is MHGLRASAVVLLTVVTTLFLAPAPSVPAVAGPADPEPVSLVTLSVPDAAAMERLVASGADLTERVRPQADGSVRIDAVLTPSQLAALPAGVTRASGSAPPAARTTTTVTQQDQLVVERAVWFRSRDGYFLSVEASSSAAQAATLTVTWQGRRGTTGQAEMIAYVDAGAYLGHQFSTPVPADDRPHRITVTSTGGGRAEARVGEWPDGERPDHTGRGYQKDFVTQYMPPAQLNERIKALHRQFPKLTDLIALPHKTNGYRRHAQALIGTPPGAAVVVTSAAYGSEGGNDLSVELVNPGAPDRPLQVTVNGKLITVSLATDGSGTPVSTAAQVVAAVNAVPGIPVRAALYRTDPGAGVMAPAPPVQLDDFLNAPADVSRAPATVLALRIGERRDGSRTGVLAYSQEHAREWVTPLVTIEAAERLLRNYARDRVTRRLLERTDIFIVPTVNPDGANYSFYDFNSQRKNMTNHCPPQQSDPALRNTWGVDVNRNYAVGSLSDGYFGASANCQSGTYAGPGEHSEPESRNVIWLAQKYRNIKFAMNVHSYGGFFMWPPGAYKLDGRVTLPRPSQQDLAYFLRSARTIEEAIAGERGTVIWPQQTGPVTDVLYSAAGNSADELWYDFGIYGWDFEVGADLWNPATRTWEGVGFQPPFEEGHAEAMEFASGLISLIGIAADYRER, encoded by the coding sequence ATGCACGGCTTACGGGCGTCCGCAGTCGTTCTGCTGACCGTCGTCACGACCTTGTTCCTGGCACCCGCGCCATCAGTCCCGGCGGTCGCCGGACCCGCCGACCCGGAGCCGGTCTCCCTGGTCACGCTGTCCGTGCCGGACGCGGCCGCCATGGAGCGGCTCGTCGCCTCCGGCGCCGACCTCACCGAACGCGTACGCCCGCAGGCGGACGGCAGCGTCCGCATCGACGCGGTGCTCACGCCGAGCCAGCTCGCCGCCCTGCCCGCGGGCGTCACCCGGGCGTCCGGCAGCGCGCCGCCGGCGGCCCGCACGACCACCACCGTCACGCAGCAGGACCAGCTCGTCGTCGAGCGGGCGGTCTGGTTCAGGTCCCGCGACGGGTACTTCCTGTCGGTCGAGGCCAGCAGCTCCGCCGCCCAGGCCGCCACGCTCACCGTCACCTGGCAGGGCAGGCGCGGCACCACCGGGCAGGCCGAGATGATCGCGTACGTGGACGCGGGCGCGTACCTGGGACACCAGTTCAGCACCCCCGTCCCCGCGGACGACCGGCCGCACCGCATCACCGTCACCTCCACCGGCGGCGGCAGGGCCGAGGCCCGCGTCGGCGAATGGCCCGACGGCGAGCGGCCCGACCACACCGGCCGCGGCTACCAGAAGGACTTCGTCACCCAGTACATGCCGCCGGCCCAGCTCAACGAGCGCATCAAGGCGCTGCACCGGCAGTTCCCCAAGCTCACCGACCTGATCGCGCTGCCGCACAAGACGAACGGCTACCGCAGGCACGCCCAGGCGCTGATCGGCACCCCGCCCGGCGCGGCCGTCGTCGTCACCTCGGCCGCGTACGGCTCCGAGGGCGGCAACGACCTGTCCGTCGAGCTGGTCAACCCCGGCGCGCCCGACCGGCCGCTACAGGTCACCGTCAACGGCAAGCTCATCACCGTCAGCCTGGCCACCGACGGCTCCGGCACGCCCGTCAGCACCGCCGCCCAGGTCGTCGCGGCCGTCAACGCCGTGCCCGGCATCCCCGTGAGGGCCGCCCTCTACCGCACGGACCCGGGCGCCGGCGTCATGGCACCCGCGCCGCCGGTCCAGCTCGACGACTTCCTCAACGCCCCGGCCGACGTCTCCCGCGCGCCCGCGACCGTGCTCGCGCTGCGCATCGGCGAGCGCCGCGATGGCTCGCGCACCGGCGTGCTCGCCTACTCGCAGGAGCACGCCAGGGAATGGGTGACGCCGCTGGTCACGATCGAGGCCGCCGAGCGGCTGCTGCGCAACTACGCCCGCGACAGGGTGACGCGCCGGCTGCTGGAGCGCACCGACATCTTCATCGTGCCGACCGTCAACCCCGACGGCGCCAACTACAGCTTCTACGACTTCAACTCCCAGCGGAAGAACATGACGAACCACTGCCCGCCGCAGCAGTCCGACCCGGCGCTGCGCAACACCTGGGGCGTGGACGTCAACCGCAACTACGCCGTCGGCTCCCTGTCCGACGGCTACTTCGGCGCCTCGGCCAACTGCCAGAGCGGCACGTACGCCGGCCCCGGCGAGCACTCCGAGCCCGAGAGCCGCAACGTCATCTGGCTGGCGCAGAAGTACCGCAACATCAAGTTCGCCATGAACGTGCACAGCTACGGCGGCTTCTTCATGTGGCCTCCCGGCGCGTACAAGCTCGACGGCCGCGTCACCCTGCCCAGGCCCTCGCAGCAGGACCTGGCCTACTTCCTGCGCTCGGCCCGCACGATCGAGGAGGCCATCGCCGGCGAGCGGGGCACCGTCATCTGGCCGCAGCAGACCGGGCCGGTCACGGACGTGCTGTACTCGGCGGCCGGAAACTCCGCCGACGAGCTCTGGTACGACTTCGGCATCTACGGCTGGGACTTCGAGGTCGGCGCCGACCTGTGGAACCCGGCGACCCGCACGTGGGAGGGCGTGGGCTTCCAGCCGCCGTTCGAGGAGGGCCACGCGGAGGCGATGGAGTTCGCCTCGGGCCTCATCTCGCTCATCGGGATCGCCGCCGACTACAGGGAGCGTTGA